In Nocardia sp. NBC_00403, one DNA window encodes the following:
- a CDS encoding DUF2637 domain-containing protein, giving the protein MSAADQSAGMRLARWSAAVIIIGVGAAAFRLSFTTLQDLAKLAHIPARDAWLFPLIVDGTILLATFGVLVCAGAPERRFFVAVLVIGSAVSVAGNSLHAVAAGNPLPGWASALVAAIAPISLLADTHGLALLFRAAQRNSIPESVPEVEPVTEQPLIEESAPIPVPVPDPMPEPVVPEVRPMPVEPVRPIRSVRPVQQMLPIAVPVGGN; this is encoded by the coding sequence ATGAGTGCGGCGGATCAGTCGGCGGGGATGCGTCTTGCGCGCTGGTCCGCCGCTGTCATCATCATCGGTGTTGGGGCGGCAGCATTTCGTCTGAGCTTCACCACCTTGCAAGATCTGGCCAAGCTGGCGCATATCCCGGCTCGGGATGCGTGGCTGTTCCCGTTGATCGTGGACGGCACGATCTTGCTGGCGACGTTCGGGGTGCTGGTGTGTGCCGGTGCCCCGGAACGTCGGTTCTTCGTGGCGGTCCTGGTCATCGGCTCGGCGGTATCGGTCGCCGGGAATTCCCTGCACGCGGTCGCTGCCGGTAACCCACTGCCGGGGTGGGCCTCGGCGCTGGTCGCGGCTATCGCTCCGATTTCCCTGCTGGCCGACACTCACGGCTTGGCGCTGCTCTTCCGTGCAGCACAACGCAATTCGATTCCCGAATCGGTCCCTGAGGTGGAGCCGGTCACCGAGCAACCCCTCATCGAAGAGTCGGCACCCATCCCGGTGCCTGTGCCCGATCCGATGCCTGAGCCCGTTGTTCCCGAGGTTCGACCGATGCCGGTGGAGCCTGTTCGTCCTATTCGTTCCGTGCGACCGGTGCAGCAGATGCTTCCGATCGCTGTCCCTGTTGGGGGTAACTGA
- a CDS encoding helix-turn-helix domain-containing protein: protein MSQSDPTPFANVTADPSEYEPDGMKARAEDTLERLLNEPTVSVPDTARLLGVGRSTVYSAVKSGEVPAIRVGSRVRIPSRWVRKVLQLRADPGSGDTL, encoded by the coding sequence ATGAGCCAATCCGACCCCACACCCTTCGCGAACGTCACCGCGGACCCCAGCGAATACGAACCCGACGGCATGAAGGCTCGTGCCGAGGACACACTGGAACGTCTGCTGAACGAGCCCACCGTTTCGGTCCCCGACACAGCCCGACTCCTCGGCGTCGGCAGGTCTACGGTCTACTCGGCGGTGAAGTCAGGTGAGGTGCCTGCGATTCGAGTCGGCAGCCGAGTGCGAATCCCGTCGAGATGGGTACGAAAAGTGCTCCAACTGCGTGCCGATCCGGGTAGCGGCGACACTCTGTAG
- a CDS encoding tyrosine-type recombinase/integrase — translation MRCPCTYPAKGKGTKGKRARRIPIIEELRPLVLERIAAANDRPDARLFVGPRGGRIATGVLRRATHWDDVVAKLGYEHLRRHDLRHTGLTWFADAGVPLHRLQKIAGHTDPRITQRYLHPDMQGLTDDGNLLSQHLRSPRGPQLRVVGE, via the coding sequence GTGCGTTGCCCTTGCACTTACCCGGCGAAGGGCAAGGGCACCAAAGGTAAACGAGCTCGCAGGATTCCGATCATCGAGGAGCTACGACCACTGGTGCTCGAGCGGATCGCGGCGGCCAATGATCGGCCGGATGCTCGGCTCTTCGTCGGACCACGAGGCGGCAGGATCGCGACCGGTGTACTGCGGCGGGCCACACATTGGGACGACGTGGTGGCCAAACTCGGTTATGAACATCTGCGTCGGCACGATCTACGGCATACCGGATTGACCTGGTTCGCGGACGCGGGCGTGCCGCTGCATCGGCTCCAGAAGATCGCCGGGCACACCGACCCACGGATAACGCAGCGATACCTCCACCCCGATATGCAGGGGCTCACCGACGACGGGAATCTGCTCTCACAACACCTACGGTCCCCACGTGGTCCCCAACTGCGAGTGGTTGGTGAATGA
- a CDS encoding NUDIX hydrolase: MRTDYFNDPEAPEANSLKVAVSAFVQDADGRILMIHRTDNDKYSIPGGGMEVGETVADAVVREVAEETGIQVHPVGIVGIFSDPRHVIAYDDGEVRQEFSICFAAEPIGGTPSTSSESKAVQWVSPEELEELDVHPSIRERIEHGLRPPEEPYFT, encoded by the coding sequence ATGAGGACCGACTACTTCAACGACCCCGAAGCCCCGGAGGCCAACAGCCTCAAAGTTGCGGTGAGCGCATTCGTCCAAGACGCCGACGGACGAATCCTCATGATTCACCGCACCGACAACGACAAGTACTCGATTCCCGGCGGAGGGATGGAGGTCGGGGAGACGGTCGCTGACGCGGTCGTGCGAGAAGTCGCCGAGGAAACCGGCATTCAGGTCCACCCCGTCGGAATCGTCGGGATCTTCTCGGACCCACGTCACGTCATTGCCTATGACGACGGCGAGGTCCGACAGGAATTCTCGATCTGCTTCGCCGCGGAACCGATCGGCGGGACACCTTCGACCAGTTCGGAGTCCAAGGCGGTGCAATGGGTCTCTCCCGAGGAGCTCGAGGAGCTCGATGTTCATCCGTCAATCAGGGAGAGAATCGAACACGGACTACGCCCGCCCGAAGAGCCCTATTTCACCTGA
- a CDS encoding site-specific integrase, which produces MTTQPSRETASKRSRRAEPINKRTFKNGKVTFWFQIDVGTKPDGSRDRERFTYDTQAQARREYRRITTEVAAGKYVKLLDITVTEAIDQWLNGRRGIRRITLQGYRNDLKPVRRRMGGKKLRQITKADGDGLVEWMLTEGRIDPRHYRPDSLMSQVAELIGQHPEGISAARIKTAFPDNDIHTCLSGLIRSGRVTRPRRAVYVLAINAQTHRVASGVKPVTVRSTLTTFGMVIQSYVDKGALPRNVIALVERPTDDINEDDDDEQAKSWTVEEVETFREAVRNERLYACWLLSCYGARRSEVLGVRWTRFDATALKVRRGRVAIGKETEENLPKSRRSRRDLPPPADLAEALDKLKALQQAECTALGTPWTDDRLIAVDETGVPIRPEYYSDMFQRLRQRAGLRRIPLKGLRNTSVSLMLKLGIPVHIVAAWHGHDPALSLGVYSDAQPEDLRAAGAALFG; this is translated from the coding sequence TTGACCACACAACCGAGCCGCGAGACCGCCAGCAAGCGATCCAGACGTGCGGAACCGATCAACAAGCGCACCTTTAAGAACGGCAAGGTGACTTTCTGGTTCCAGATCGATGTCGGCACAAAGCCGGACGGCAGCCGAGACCGCGAGCGGTTCACCTACGACACCCAGGCTCAGGCCCGGCGCGAATACCGCCGAATCACAACAGAAGTCGCGGCCGGAAAATACGTCAAACTTTTAGACATCACCGTCACCGAAGCGATCGACCAATGGCTCAACGGTCGGCGCGGCATCCGGCGAATCACACTGCAGGGCTACCGCAACGACCTGAAACCGGTACGAAGGCGCATGGGCGGCAAGAAACTTCGCCAGATCACGAAGGCCGACGGTGACGGACTGGTCGAGTGGATGCTAACCGAGGGGCGTATCGATCCCCGACACTATCGGCCTGACAGCCTCATGTCGCAAGTCGCTGAGCTGATCGGTCAACACCCCGAAGGAATCTCGGCAGCACGTATCAAGACGGCGTTCCCGGACAACGACATACACACCTGCCTGTCCGGTCTCATCCGATCCGGTCGCGTCACCCGACCCCGTCGCGCCGTGTACGTCCTGGCGATCAACGCACAGACCCATCGGGTAGCGAGCGGCGTCAAGCCCGTCACGGTTCGTTCCACGCTGACCACCTTCGGCATGGTCATACAGTCCTACGTCGACAAGGGCGCCCTACCGCGCAACGTCATCGCACTCGTGGAACGCCCCACCGATGACATCAACGAAGATGACGACGACGAACAAGCAAAGTCGTGGACGGTAGAGGAAGTCGAGACGTTCCGCGAAGCGGTGCGCAACGAACGGCTCTACGCCTGTTGGCTGCTGAGCTGCTACGGGGCGCGGCGATCCGAAGTCCTCGGTGTCCGGTGGACGCGGTTCGATGCAACCGCACTGAAGGTACGCCGGGGGCGTGTCGCCATCGGCAAGGAAACCGAAGAGAACTTGCCGAAGTCCAGGCGCAGCCGCCGCGATCTACCGCCACCCGCCGATCTAGCGGAAGCGCTCGACAAGTTGAAGGCGCTCCAGCAGGCCGAGTGCACGGCACTGGGCACCCCCTGGACCGACGATCGGCTGATCGCGGTCGACGAGACGGGAGTGCCGATCCGGCCGGAGTACTACTCGGATATGTTCCAACGGCTCAGGCAGCGGGCCGGGCTGCGCCGCATCCCACTGAAGGGGCTGCGGAACACGAGCGTGTCGCTCATGTTGAAGTTGGGCATCCCGGTCCACATCGTCGCGGCCTGGCACGGCCACGACCCTGCGTTATCGCTGGGCGTCTACAGCGACGCACAACCCGAGGACTTGCGCGCGGCGGGCGCTGCGCTGTTCGGATGA
- a CDS encoding HNH endonuclease — protein MHRKFEDLRTAHPNHDGTRTRGGKLSAQVAEAFAKDNHKMRALAEMLRQDGQLDLVLDHDEHAETPEIDATSADEFAAAIEGKVFQRITRVYERDPKLRRRKIEQSRKERNSIACEVCGFDFEVTYPGVGDGYVHVHHVVPLHTSGPVENTLDDLILLCANCHQMIHRPKQWLTPDELRAILRV, from the coding sequence GTGCACCGCAAGTTCGAAGACTTGAGGACCGCGCATCCGAACCATGACGGCACGCGCACTCGAGGCGGCAAGCTGTCGGCGCAAGTCGCCGAGGCGTTCGCCAAGGACAACCACAAGATGCGCGCTCTGGCCGAGATGCTTCGACAGGACGGGCAGCTCGATCTGGTGTTGGACCACGACGAACACGCTGAAACTCCTGAGATTGACGCAACATCCGCTGATGAGTTCGCGGCCGCGATCGAAGGGAAGGTCTTCCAGCGCATCACTCGGGTGTACGAGCGCGACCCGAAGCTGCGGCGCCGCAAGATCGAGCAGTCGAGGAAAGAGCGCAACAGCATCGCCTGCGAGGTGTGCGGCTTCGACTTCGAGGTCACCTACCCCGGAGTGGGTGATGGCTACGTCCACGTCCACCATGTCGTGCCGTTGCACACCAGCGGCCCTGTCGAAAACACACTCGACGACCTGATCCTGCTGTGCGCCAACTGTCACCAGATGATTCATCGGCCAAAGCAATGGCTGACGCCGGATGAGCTGAGGGCGATTCTTCGTGTCTAG
- a CDS encoding DUF5919 domain-containing protein, which yields MVKETENYLWPDAVAPERRSAIAESEVVKVFPHRSSVPADLWGRLLDSANDRIEILVLAGLFLAEDPSFTRKIKQKAANGTSIRLLFGNPAADEATKRSSEERLADGTVSARIRNALSLITPLASIDGVALRYHDTTLYNSVFRFDDEMIVNMHVYGQPGAYAPAMHLRRLAGGDLFETYVTSFEQVWAGSKPSDLQASVA from the coding sequence ATGGTCAAGGAGACCGAGAACTACCTATGGCCGGATGCTGTTGCCCCGGAACGACGTTCGGCGATCGCCGAATCTGAGGTCGTGAAGGTCTTTCCCCACCGGAGTTCCGTACCCGCCGACCTCTGGGGCAGGCTTCTCGACAGCGCAAACGATCGAATCGAGATCCTCGTTCTCGCGGGACTCTTCCTTGCCGAGGACCCGTCGTTCACTCGAAAGATCAAGCAGAAGGCCGCGAACGGCACGTCGATTCGACTGCTGTTCGGCAACCCCGCAGCGGACGAGGCGACGAAGCGGAGCAGCGAGGAACGTCTTGCGGACGGCACCGTTTCGGCGCGTATCCGAAATGCCCTCTCCTTGATCACGCCGCTGGCCTCGATCGACGGCGTGGCACTCCGATACCACGACACCACGCTGTACAACTCCGTATTTCGGTTCGACGACGAGATGATCGTCAACATGCACGTTTACGGACAGCCAGGCGCGTACGCACCAGCGATGCATCTCCGCCGATTGGCGGGGGGCGACCTCTTCGAAACGTATGTGACCAGCTTCGAACAGGTTTGGGCAGGATCGAAGCCCTCAGACCTCCAAGCGAGCGTGGCATGA
- a CDS encoding HD domain-containing protein, whose protein sequence is MAQDLVSWAAELAHEYLHMLPRRLRHVEGVARRAALAGSVVDDPAVLVAAGWLHDVGYAPALVRTGFHPVDGAEFLQQIGASDRLCALVANHSCACVEARNRGVAFDWVDERTPLRDALWWADMTTTPDGADVTVAERLADVYRRYGETDVVTRSVREAEPALREAADLTEGRLRLQVK, encoded by the coding sequence ATGGCGCAAGACCTCGTTAGCTGGGCGGCGGAACTCGCACATGAGTATCTGCACATGTTGCCGCGTCGGTTGCGGCACGTCGAAGGTGTAGCGCGACGTGCGGCACTAGCGGGAAGTGTCGTCGACGATCCAGCCGTATTGGTTGCTGCGGGCTGGCTGCATGACGTGGGATACGCGCCGGCCTTGGTTCGGACTGGGTTCCATCCGGTCGACGGTGCCGAGTTCCTTCAGCAGATAGGCGCCTCTGACCGGCTGTGTGCCCTCGTCGCGAATCATTCGTGCGCCTGCGTGGAAGCACGGAACCGCGGAGTTGCCTTCGATTGGGTGGACGAACGGACGCCGCTGCGTGATGCGCTCTGGTGGGCGGATATGACCACCACACCGGACGGTGCGGATGTGACCGTGGCCGAACGTTTGGCGGACGTGTATCGCCGATATGGAGAGACCGACGTGGTCACGCGGTCCGTGCGGGAAGCTGAACCAGCGTTGCGCGAAGCTGCGGACCTGACTGAAGGTCGGTTACGGCTTCAGGTGAAATAG
- a CDS encoding aminoglycoside phosphotransferase family protein, with product MTELDATRLVLNAACEEAGLSPASARLLRAHSNTVYLLPTEQTVARISHNEHHGLRARASVAITRWLADHDIPVTEPRIDHAIDIDTVTVTFWQYYPQTDLTRPPAGELGAILARLHALPPPPFDLPDYPPLAGLAITLRDPTTSRALTEHDRHWLTERTCHLIEQYHLVDSELGRGMVHGDAYPGNTLWGPRGVLLGDWDEISIAPRELDLMNTIQGLRFGTSESEIIDFVAAYGWDVRQWDGFALLREMRDLHTLNAYIRQASQGDSAAERELNDRLRTLRNPEFAEPRWNALG from the coding sequence ATGACAGAGCTCGACGCCACACGGTTGGTGCTCAACGCCGCATGCGAGGAAGCTGGACTATCGCCCGCGAGCGCACGCTTGCTCCGGGCGCACTCCAATACCGTCTACCTGCTGCCCACAGAACAAACCGTCGCGCGCATCAGCCACAACGAGCACCACGGTCTGCGTGCACGGGCATCGGTCGCTATCACTCGATGGCTCGCCGACCACGACATCCCAGTGACGGAACCGCGCATCGATCACGCCATCGACATCGACACGGTCACCGTCACGTTCTGGCAGTACTACCCGCAAACCGATCTCACCCGCCCACCGGCCGGCGAACTCGGTGCCATCTTGGCTCGACTCCATGCACTACCTCCGCCACCCTTCGACCTCCCCGACTACCCACCACTGGCCGGCCTAGCGATAACCCTGCGAGACCCGACCACTTCGCGGGCACTCACCGAACACGACCGGCATTGGCTGACCGAACGCACCTGCCACCTAATCGAGCAGTACCACCTTGTGGACTCCGAACTCGGCCGCGGCATGGTCCACGGCGACGCGTACCCAGGAAACACACTCTGGGGACCACGCGGTGTGCTCCTCGGCGACTGGGACGAAATCAGCATCGCCCCACGTGAACTCGACCTGATGAACACCATCCAAGGCCTGCGATTCGGCACCAGCGAGAGCGAGATCATCGACTTCGTTGCCGCCTACGGCTGGGACGTCCGACAGTGGGACGGGTTCGCGCTGCTAAGGGAAATGCGTGACCTGCACACCCTCAACGCCTACATCCGCCAAGCCAGCCAGGGTGACAGCGCCGCGGAGCGCGAACTCAACGATCGTCTCCGTACCCTGCGCAACCCAGAATTCGCGGAGCCACGCTGGAACGCCCTGGGGTAA